A genome region from Pseudomonas helmanticensis includes the following:
- the urtD gene encoding urea ABC transporter ATP-binding protein UrtD encodes MRVTASAEFMLEPAFFPVEPNKDAGTSRDSIGLGQSVGPGLDTRHGTILTLEDISVSFDGFRALNNLNLYIGVGELRCIIGPNGAGKTTLMDVITGKTRPSHGKAWFGETLDLTQMSEVQIAQAGIGRKFQKPTVFEALSVFENLELAQKTDKSVWASLRARLSSEQKDRISEVLETIRLTTSVNRPAGLLSHGQKQFLEIGMLLMQDPQLLLLDEPVAGMTDAETEFTAELFKSLAGKHSLMVVEHDMGFVGSIADHVTVLHQGSVLAEGSLEQVQENERVIEVYLGR; translated from the coding sequence CCTTTTTTCCCGTCGAGCCGAACAAGGACGCTGGCACCAGCCGCGACTCGATCGGCCTCGGGCAAAGCGTCGGCCCGGGCCTCGACACCCGCCACGGCACGATCCTGACACTGGAAGACATCAGCGTCAGCTTCGATGGCTTTCGTGCGCTGAACAATCTGAACCTGTACATCGGCGTCGGTGAATTGCGCTGCATCATCGGCCCCAACGGCGCGGGCAAAACCACGCTGATGGACGTGATCACCGGCAAGACCCGACCGAGCCACGGCAAGGCGTGGTTCGGCGAAACGCTGGACCTGACGCAGATGAGCGAAGTGCAGATCGCCCAAGCCGGCATCGGTCGCAAGTTCCAGAAGCCGACGGTGTTCGAAGCGCTGAGCGTGTTTGAAAACCTGGAGCTGGCGCAGAAGACCGACAAGTCGGTGTGGGCCAGTTTGCGTGCGCGCCTGAGTAGTGAGCAGAAGGACCGGATCAGCGAAGTGCTGGAGACGATCCGTTTGACCACCTCGGTTAATCGCCCGGCGGGGTTGTTGTCCCACGGGCAGAAGCAGTTTCTCGAGATCGGCATGTTGTTGATGCAAGACCCGCAATTGCTCCTGCTCGATGAGCCGGTGGCGGGAATGACCGATGCCGAAACCGAGTTCACTGCTGAACTGTTCAAGAGCCTGGCGGGCAAGCATTCGCTGATGGTGGTGGAGCATGACATGGGCTTTGTCGGCTCGATTGCCGACCATGTGACCGTGTTGCACCAGGGCAGCGTTTTGGCCGAAGGCTCACTGGAGCAAGTGCAGGAAAACGAGCGCGTGATCGAGGTCTACCTCGGCCGCTGA